A single Bacillus sp. HMF5848 DNA region contains:
- the spoVM gene encoding stage V sporulation protein SpoVM, with the protein MKFYTIKLPKFLGGIIRAMLGSSRKK; encoded by the coding sequence ATGAAGTTCTACACAATCAAACTTCCTAAATTCCTTGGGGGAATTATTCGTGCAATGTTAGGTTCGTCTAGAAAGAAATAA